A window of the Ipomoea triloba cultivar NCNSP0323 chromosome 14, ASM357664v1 genome harbors these coding sequences:
- the LOC116005195 gene encoding GDP-mannose transporter GONST2-like, giving the protein MSTEVKLESIIYHDAKEPDYGPLNGKSAFGERFNVLHKTHAASDRFYKDNRASSDGVNPIFNGEGKREHGSQRKSGPFVSGTAYCLSSCAMILMNKVVLSSYSFSAGISLMFYQNFISTAVIVILGFSGAVSLEKLNWKLIKVWIPVNLIFIGMLISGMYSLKYINVAMVTILKNVTNILTAIGEYYVFRKRQKQQVWTAMFLMIISAISGGITDLSFDSTGYAWQSINCVLTASYSLTLRRIMDRAKQLTKSGSLNEASMVLLNNALSLPFAIGLILLFNEWEYVVNAEVVRMPMFWVAATASGVLGLAISFTSMWFLNQTGPTTYSLVGSLNKIPISISGLVLFKVPLSLPNLFSILFGLLAGVLFARAKMS; this is encoded by the exons ATGTCGACTGAGGTAAAACTAGAATCAATTATCTATCATGATGCTAAGGAACCAGATTATGGCCCTTTAAATGGAAAGTCAGCATTTGGTGAAAGATTCAATGTGTTACACAAAACACATGCAGCAAGTGACAG GTTTTACAAAGATAATAGAGCATCAAGTGATGGTGTCAATCCTATTTttaatggagaaggaaaaagagaacaTGGATCTCAAAGAAAATCCGGGCCCTTTGTTTCTGGAACAGCATATTGTCTTTCTTCCTGCGCCATGATCCTAATGAACAAAGTTGTTCTTTCAAGTTATTCTTTCAGTGCTGGTATTTCATTGATGTTTTACCAg AATTTTATCAGTACTGCTGTAATTGTTATATTGGGTTTCTCTGGAGCAGTTTCACTAGAGAAACTCAATTGGAAGCTAATCAAGGTTTGGATCCCTGTTAATTTGATCTTCATTGGCATGCTCATATCAGGAATGTATAG TCTGAAATACATAAATGTTGCAATGGTGACCATTCTGAAGAATGTCACAAATATTTTAACAGCAATAGGAGAGTATTATGTTTTCCGGAAGAGACAGAAGCAGCAAGTTTGGACAGCCATGTTTCTTATG ATTATATCAGCCATATCTGGAGGCATAACAGATCTCTCTTTTGACTCTACTGGTTATGCATGGCAGTCAATTAATTGTGTCCTAACTGCAAGTTACTCG CTCACACTGAGGCGCATCATGGACAGAGCCAAGCAATTGACAAAATCTGGATCTCTTAATGAAGCTTCAATGGTGCTGTTGAACAATGCATTATCTTTACCATTTGCCATCGGCTTAATTCTCCTGTTCAACGAATGGGAGTACGTAGTGAACGC CGAAGTAGTTAGGATGCCAATGTTTTGGGTTGCTGCAACAGCTAGTGGAGTATTAGGGCTTGCCATTAGCTTCACATCAATGTGGTTTTTGAATCAAACTGGCCCAACAACTTACAG TCTTGTGGGTTCCTTAAACAAGATTCCCATATCTATCAGTGGCCTTGTGTTGTTCAAGGTCCCCCTGAGTCTTCCCAATTTGTTCAGCATACTTTTCG GCCTGCTTGCCGGAGTCCTTTTTGCGAGGGCCAAAATGTCGTGA